Proteins from one Penicillium digitatum chromosome 2, complete sequence genomic window:
- a CDS encoding Exo-beta-1,3-glucanase, putative, which yields MPGQSQRDRPEKRDRDRNRDRDRDRDHTREQERSRRRDRDRDRAREYIRGRYEDADEGATSSPGNARTAKYRFRGESGYDSNSHNERDDYDEEREWRRERRRRRREEDCDEVAGLVDGESKEGKRRERERERERGSPRVEDSPAASPSKRRDRERRDRREEGVSASPARERRTRDVDVEAEARRRRRRERERERERERERELDAAAASPARKHHSTESSSSAAHLLSVDAMARLAAELEDAGRVEQSRGEDDLRRERRRQRKRAALDAAGAALGAKVTEGRSRHNAGARVVSGAYLEEGHSSDARVRRRGGGGPAVEDHWKDEESWEGSLESRGGPPAWKFWSKWSRKKRVLVGCLLAVLLLLAIIIPVAIVASKNKGSDPKPSPSDSSGSSTTSNLGSISRDSIPSYAKGTVLDPFTWYQTEGFNLTFTNATVGGLSVMGINSTWDDSAQVNDNVPPLNQAFPYGTQPIRGVNLGGWLSIEPFIAPSLFSKWPSSAGIIDEYTLTQKLGNSAAATIEKHYAEFITESDIKEITEAGLDHVRIPYSYWAVTTYENDPYVPKIAWRYLLRAIEWCRKYGLRIKLDLHGLPGSQNGWNHSGRQGSIDWLVGIDGALNRKRSLEIHNQLSQFFAQDRYKNVVTIYGLVNEPLMLTLPVEKVLDWTQEAAELVRKNGITATLVLHDGFLNLAKWDDMFKTHPDNMYLDTHQYTTFNIGEIVLNHTAKVNIICDSWQPMIKAINVTSSGWGPTICGEWSQADTDCAQYVNNVGRGTRWEGTYDTSSTTAYCPTAAEGTCSCADANQDPSEYSTVYKKFLQTYAEAQMSAFETAMGWFYWTWRTESAAQWSYRTAWKNGYMPSKAYSPSFKCGDTVPDFAGLPENV from the exons ATGCCCGGCCAATCCCAACGAGACCGACCCGAAAAACGCGACCGGGATCGGAATCGGGATCGGGATCGGGATCGCGACCACACACGCGAGCAAGAACGCTCGCGTCGCCGAGACCGAGACCGAGATCGGGCTCGCGAGTATATCCGCGGCCGCTACGAGGACGCCGACGAAGGCGCAACATCCAGTCCGGGAAATGCGCGCACTGCGAAGTACCGTTTCCGCGGGGAATCAGGGTACGACTCGAACTCGCATAATGAGCGTGATGATTATGATGAGGAGCGGGAGTGGCGCAGAGAACGGAGGCGCAGACGGAGGGAGGAGGATTGTGATGAGGTAGCTGGTCTTGTTGATGGGGAGTCTAAAGAGGGGAAGAGACGGGAGCGGGAACGGGAACGAGAGAGGGGGAGTCCAAGAGTGGAGGACTCGCCTGCTGCGTCGCCTTCTAAACGCCGGGATCGGGAGAGAAGAGATCGCAGGGAGGAGGGTGTGAGTGCGAGTCCTGCTCGGGAGAGACGGACGAgggatgttgatgttgaggCTGAGGCGCGGAGGCGGAGACGGCGTGAACGCGAAAGAGAAAGGGAACGTGAGCGCGAGCGGGAACTCgatgctgctgctgcgtCGCCGGCGAGGAAACACCACAGCACTGAGTCTTCGAGTAGTGCTGCGCACCTTTTGAGTGTGGATGCCATGGCACGTCTTGCTGCCGAGCTCGAGGATGCGGGCCGCGTGGAACAGTCTCGCGGAGAAGACGATTTGCGCCGGGAGCGTCGACGACAGCGGAAGCGAGCTGCTTTGGATGCTGCTGGTGCGGCGCTTGGTGCTAAAGTTACGGAAGGTCGCTCACGCCATAACGCGGGCGCGCGAGTTGTATCTGGTGCTTATTTGGAAGAAGGTCATAGCTCAGATGCTCGGGTTCGTCGTCGTGGCGGTGGTGGACCTGCTGTGGAAGATCACTGGAAAGACGAAGAAAGCTGGGAGGGCAGCTTGGAGAGCCGTGGAGGACCACCGGCATGGAAATTCTGGTCTAAATGGTCGAGAAAAAAGCGTGTCTTGGTCGGATGTCTACTGGCAGTGCTCCTTTTACTTGCCATCATTATCCCAGTTGCTATTGTTGCGTCAAAAAATAAAGGCTCGGATCCTAAGCCGAGTCCTTCGGACTCTAGTGGCAGTTCCACTACCTCTAATTTGGGCAGCATCAGTCGCGACAGCATACCG AGTTACGCCAAGGGCACCGTTTTGGATCCATTTACGTGGTATCAGACCGAAGGGTTTAACCTCACGTTCACAAATGCTACTGTGGGTGGTCTTTCCGTCATGGGCATCAACTCGACTTGGGATGACTCTGCCCAAGTGAATGACAATGTACCTCCTCTTAATCAGGCGTTCCCTTACGGTACACAGCCAATTCGTGGAGTCAACCTAGGCGGATGGCTGTCTATCGAACCCTTCATCGCTCCGTCCTTGTTCAGCAAGTGGCCATCCAGCGCTGGTATCATCGACGAGTACACGTTGACTCAAAAGCTCGGAAACTCCGCAGCGGCCACAATTGAGAAACATTATGCCGAATTCATAACAGAGTCAGATATAAAAGAAATCACGGAAGCCGGACTGGATCATGTCCGCATTCCCTACTCCTACTGGGCCGTGACCACCTACGAGAACGACCCATACGTCCCTAAGATTGCGTGGCGATACCTCTTACGTGCAATCGAGTGGTGTCGCAAGTATGGGCTGCGGATCAAACTTGACCTTCACGGACTACCCGGCAGTCAAAATGGCTGGAACCATAGTGGTCGGCAGGGCAGCATCGACTGGTTGGTCGGCATAGACGGTGCCCTCAACCGCAAGCGGTCACTTGAGATTCACAACCAGCTTTCGCAGTTCTTTGCTCAAGACCGGTATAAGAACGTGGTGACAATTTACGGTCTGGTGAACGAGCCATTGATGCTGACTCTTCCCGTCGAAAAGGTCCTAGACTGGACCCAGGAGGCAGCAGAACTCGTCCGCAAGAATGGTATCACTGCTACTCTTGTCCTGCATGATGGATTCCTAAATCTCGCCAAGTGGGATGACATGTTTAAAACACACCCAGACAACATGTACCTCGACACCCACCAATACACTACCTTTAACATCGGTGAGATTGTGTTGAATCACACTGCCAAGGTCAACATTATCTGTGATAGCTGGCAACCCATGATCAAGGCGATCAACGTAACAAGTTCTGG ATGGGGGCCAACTATTTGCGGCGAATGGTCACAGGCAGACACCGACTGCGCGCAGTATGTGAACAATGTCGGCCGAGGTACCCGATGGGAAGGGACCTACGACACTAGTTCCACGACGGCATATTGCCCAACAGCGGCCGAGGGAACATGCAGCTGTGCAGATGCGAACCAGGACCCATCCGAGTATTCGACTGTCTACAAGAAATTCCTGCAGACCTATGCCGAGGCACAGATGTCTGCCTTTGAAACGGCGATGGGATGGTTCTACTGGACCTGGCGGACGGAGTCCGCCGCGCAGTGGAGCTATCGCACTGCATGGAAGAATGGATATATGCCAAGCAAGGCATATAGTCCTTCATTCAAATGCGGTGATACAGTGCCGGACTTTGCTGGTTTACCGGAGAATGTCTGA